AATCCAAATAAAGAAATGATCGTAACAACAATACCCCATAATTTGAATTTTTTAAACGCCCAATTTTCTATGTCATATTTGATTTCCTCCAGTATTTTAACTCTAAGGACACGTTCATATTCATCGAGTGACATTCCAATTCTTTTTTCTTGATCGTTAGCCTCGGACATGGTGATCTTCCTTTGTTAAGTTTTGTTTCTTAAATAAACTCTGATAATAAGTTAGTTGTGGTGGTGCTGGTGTATGAGCCTCCACGAGGAGGATACCACTGTCGGATATTATATCAACTATAAAATATAAAAATACAATAAAAAAATCAGCAAACGATTACAAATAGATATCAAAACGAGACAAGGGCGTGTGGGAAGGTTGGCTTATTGACCGATGGTCCGCTGGATGCGGATGACGACACCATCAAAATCCTGACGCAACTCATGTTCCCAGATACGTAGCACCTGCCAGCCGGCCGCTGCCAGTTGTGCAGTGACCTCGGCATCACGGGAGACGTTGCGGGAAATCTTTCTTTCCCAGAAATCATGATTTGTTTTCGGCATCCGGAAATGTTCCGGACAGCGATGCCAGAAGCAGCCATCGACAAAGATGGCAAGCCGGCGTGAGACGAAAACGATGTCGGGCCTTCCGGGCAGATTGTGCCCGATGCGGTAACGGAGGCCGAGGCTCCAAAGCTTTTTCCGGAGCAGTAATTCGGGCTTTGTGTTCCTGCCCTTGTTGGCGGCCATGCAACGCCGGCGCTGTTCCTCTGTGAGGACATCGGTCCGTTCGTCGCTTTCGGCCACGGTCATTCCTCGTCATCATCGGACAGACTGATCGG
Above is a genomic segment from Solidesulfovibrio fructosivorans JJ] containing:
- a CDS encoding very short patch repair endonuclease, whose protein sequence is MTVAESDERTDVLTEEQRRRCMAANKGRNTKPELLLRKKLWSLGLRYRIGHNLPGRPDIVFVSRRLAIFVDGCFWHRCPEHFRMPKTNHDFWERKISRNVSRDAEVTAQLAAAGWQVLRIWEHELRQDFDGVVIRIQRTIGQ